TTCATATTCAAAAGCTTTGTAGATATTTAATATAACTATTGGAACTGCCAGCAGGAATATTAGTTCTTCCATCTTGAAGTACCTtgcaaattttgttttcatattcagACTGATGTTATGTGCCAAATAAGACCTGTACTGCTCCACTGGTCATTTTGTTAGCAATTCATGCTGATGATAATACACAGTATAAAACTAATGAAAAGATGTGGAAGCAACACAAGGTTCATTTGTGTGACAGTGACACTAGGAGTTATCCATAAACATTTATCGGCCTCTTTGTGTTATATCAGTCTTGGCATGTGGACAGGATTTATGTGAGGAATTGCTCGATAATCCAATGAATGAAAAGGTATGAAAAGGTAGTTTAtctggaaaaagagaagaagaagaagaagaagaagaagaagaagaagaagaagaagaagaagaagaagaagaagaagaagaagaggaggaggaggaggaggaggaggaggagagagaaggcaacAATCACACAGAGACCTGCGGCAAGTTCTTACTAGATGACCTTGACTGGGAGCATTAAGCTAGGAATGTGGAATGCAGACAGAACCCCACTAATTTCTCACCAGGAGTGTGAAATCCCAGACACTATAGGTTGCAGTTTTGAGTTATATTAGCACCTAGGGATTCATCAGAATGAATCAAGTCTACGTTCTTTCAGATCATCGCTATTCCCTTGTACAAAACCCCAAACTATTTATTGCTGTTCATCCTTTGGCAAAATGGCTTCTTTGCCCACTAACCCAATCTGATATGGTTCATCATCCAGTCAAATCCACCACAAGCTACATGGTGGTGCGACATCAGAATTCATAGAGTGTAGCAACAATATTGCATTGTGATGCAACTGGGAAGTAGTAGTTTGCCTGCATTTCCCTGCAATGGAAGCACTTCTCTGCACTTTCATAATGTTAAACCTCTTACCTTCCAGTTAACAGCTATTTAATGCCCTCCTTTTGTTGTCGAAGTCACATCTAGATACATTCCCATGTCCAACTATACCTTCTGTTACAACACAATtatgctttcttttttattattaatgcaaCAACCTGTTTCCATTCTCCAGGGAAATGAGTATATGAGCGTGGCAAGCAATCCTATGCTCTAATAAATAAGCACACACGGCAGCTTTTATATCCACAGCAGTGCAGCTTGGTAAGAATTTGTTATCAACAATGTATGCTGCCTCGAGACATTTCCAGTAATGAAAATGTTGTCAGTATCTAATGGTTATGCGCACGCACACAAAAAGCAAATAGCTTTAAGATCACCCCCACCTCCTTTCCACACAGATTAAAAAGCAAAAGGGAGTTTGTCagagtttctgaatgttttgtatCAAACGAATTGGTTAATAAAAATTAAAGGCGCATTCTTTTCTTATCTTGAGGAAGTCGTATTAGTGAACTCTTAACATGTTTAAATCCCAATATGAATTGCTTCAGCAATCTAATATTTTGCTCTGTGGTTGTTAGCTACTTTTTAACATCTCCATTTAAAGAGAATTGAGAGGTAGAAATTTGAGGATAAATATAAATGATAAACAGTTATAAAGCAAAGGACAGTGAACATGGATGGATTGATCTCAAGCAGTAGAGCAGGGCTGAAATAATAATTACATTCTAGGAATCTGTCCTACTCTGTCtcgtttttttttctttgtaagaCACAATGGGGCATGAGGAATATTCTGTATGGTTTGCCAACCATACCATTTTCTAGAACCAAGCAAATTTTGTCCCTGACTATTTGGCTCAAGTTCAACATCACTGGCAGTGATGTGAAAATTATTCACATCTGATGGAACTTTGGTATCTGAAAAATGCAGGCTGTGTGAGTTACTTTCCAAATGGAGATGCCAGATAGTGTCAGTATCCATGCTAAGGAGAGAAGCAGATGCCGGCTCTCAACTTCCTTTGTGTAGTGGACTGTAGAGCTGACTGGTCAAACATGAGACACTCATTATATCCCACAGAACCATTTTTTGTAGTAGCAACAGAGTCATCCACAGGATCCCGTGGTAGCTGGCATTGCTGAATATAACGCTCCAAAAAATTTCGCAAGTACTGCGGCACGGCTGTGAACCATATGTTATTATATTTATCTGTTTTCCTATATGGCATCATCAgtatgtacagtaatacctcgggttacgaacgcgatccgttccggattgcagttcgtaacccgaaaagttcgtaaaccgaacgcaacccgaagcgccattttgcacatgcgcagaccgcgcacaccgcttctgcgcacacgcgcggggcgaaaacacttccgggtttgcgcagttcgtaacccgaactgttcacaaaccgaggtgttcgtaacccgaggtacgactgtatggtgCTTTGCAGTGTAAAGAAGCATCTTGCATTCCTCAATCTGacacagaaagaggaaggaagtggAAGTCGAGGTCAACAGGAAGCAGGGAAGCAATGTGTTTAGGCTTAAGTTACAGGTTGACTTGCAGGCAGGCTATGGAAAGCTTTGTGGAAAAGGTGAGGTTTTTATGAGTGGTTTGAATAAAGTGAGAGAAGTGTGTTTTGGAAGGCACTTACTGTATGAGCCTCTGGACAAGCAAGGGAGAATGGGCAGAGCCTTTAGAGGGATCTGGATAATTAAGGGTGGTGGAGCCAAAGGAGTGGAGATCCCAGGCAGGGATATATCGGGAATGATAAGGGAGGGCTTTGGAAGCAAAGGCAGGAGTGGACAGAAAACCAGTGCAGGCATTTTAGGAGAAACATTACATGATCAGAGTCACAAGGGAAGTCAGTGATTCTGGCAGCAGGGTTCTGAGTACATGTGAGGAGACTAGAGTAAGATAATTGAAGCCTAGAGTAAAAGAGACAACAGTGAGATCAGCAATCATATTTGACCATCAGAACGATCTGGGATTCcagacaaaaaaagggggggagtgaaACATGTTGAAAGGTTGGTTCCCTGCAGATTACAGGTCAGAGTTGAGcaaatactttcagtttaatatATTCCCGTTAGCCTGAATTCTGAGAGGctacataaaataaaatcaatgaagGGATGAATGGCAGGCACAGGCCCCCTGATCCGGATCACACTGCTTAGGAGGGGTAAAAGGTTAAAGTCCTCTTCCTCTCACATTACATtcccaatctggattcccccctcccacttcaaCACTGctgctttttaatgaaataaagagGCAATCGAAAGTTAATCACAAGGTGCTAACCCTTGCTCTTAATCATCCACAGGTACCTAACACCAAACAAGTCCTAGTGACCtagggcagatccacactatatatttaaagcacatttgatgcatatttaaagcacatggcttctccaagagaatcatgggaactgtagcttggcaAGTTTCTTGGAACTTCAGCTCTGTGAGGGTGAAACCACAGTTCCTGGGATTGCTTGGGGTAAGAGTATGCCATAtgcttaaatgtgtggtgtggatctgccctcacTCTAATGCTTGTCCTTCTGGTATTAGAGCAGGTAATCCCACTCCCATAGCCAAGACAAGCAATAGGACCAAATAAAAATGAGTAAAGCAAGAACGATGTCAGCTTGTTGCTGCTGAAGGAAACAACAAAGCCAAGTACGGAAGAAAAATCATAGGTAATTACCAAGAATCTCCCAGGTAAGACTGGGATTCTTGCTAGCCATGGTAGATGAACCAATGAAGCAGCTTTGTACATTCCTATTGGCTGATAAGGCATTGCTTTCTAGCAATGACATCCTGACATTTCCACTGGTCAAACAGGACAATCTTAGTGAGATCCTGAACACaaattaaatgtttaaaaatggaaatggagagaaaccagtTAGTTAACATTCATTTTCTTTACAGATGTTCTCTCTTTGGCATTAAGGTAATTGTACTGAGGAAGGGGAAATGATGTGTAGACTTGAGAAATGCTAGTTGTGGAATTCCTTAGGAGGATAGTGTAtgccatattttaattttttaatttatttttaattaattaatttaatttaattttaaatacagtcaaaccttggttgtcaaacataatccattccgaaaGCCCTTTTGGCTCCTtaaatgttcgacaactgaggcgtggcttccgattggttacaggagcttcctgcactcaagcggaagccgcatcggatgttcagcttccgaaaaacatttgataaccagagcatttacttctgggttttcggcatttgggaacaaaaacattccaaaacagagGCGTTCAGGATCCGAGGttcatgaaatgaaaaagatatttaaatattcTGTTAAGAAGACACCAGAAGGATTCTTGCTGGGAAGAGTCCCagaaaatttgaaaaaagaagacaaagtaTTATATCTGTATATAACAGTAGCTGCAAGGCTATGAATAGCAAAAAAAATTGGAAGAGCGTCCAAATACCAACAAAATTGGAATGGTTAGCAAAATTAATAGAATACCATAATGTGATAAGATTAATGGGAAACATTGGAAGGGTCTCgaaggaaaaaacagaaaaagaatgaaaaaaattcaAGGAATatcttaatttctttctttctaataaaaggatattttaaaaaaaggatccgaggtttgactgtataggtTATGGACAGTTCTCAGTTTtcaaaatgatatacagtggtttATGAACcactgtacctcggtttatgaacacaattggttctggaagtctgttcataaactgaagcgttcataaactgaagcgaactttcccattgaaagtaatggaaagtggattaatccgttccagatgggtccgcagagtactcaacctgaagcgtacttaacgcgaagcatgggtgtaattggttccggaagtctgttcataaactgaagtgttcataaactgaagtgaactttcccattgaaagtaatggaaagtgaattaatccgttccagatgggtccgtggtgttcgtaaaccgaaaattcgtaaaccgaggttccactgtattgtttgTACATGAAAACATGCCAGCATTTCTGTCAACATTACACTCATGAAGTAGGTTGTTGTCTGGAGAAGGCAACaggctagcccaggggtcagcaacctttttcagccgtgggacggtccaccgtccctcagaccatgtggtgggccagactatattttttttggcggagggggaaatgaacaaattcctatgccccacaaataacccagagatgcattttaaataaaaggagacattctactcatgtaaaaacatgctgattctcgtaccatccgcgggccggattgagaaggcaattgggccgcatccggcccacgggccttaggttgcctacccctgggctagcCAAACCTGCTGTACATAAAGGCACAAAACCAGCTGGTGtaaatgcatgcagaaggttttttttttaaaaaaagataataacAATCCTGCTTTATACTTCAATACTACATTAACTTTTTCAATGCACATATCATTACATGAACAAACAAACTGAGAGAATGTCTGAGCCACGATGTTGCAGTTTCCGCTTTCGCAAAAAACACGAACATGATACCAAAAGAAACTGCAGTCTCCCAAATCAATGTGCATGTTTGTGGCAAGCTTACAACATGGGAGAAAACTCTTGGAAAAGATGAGCTTCTTCCGAATGGTTGTTTAAGCAAGCCAATGCAAGCCAATGGAGTTCACCCATCACTATCTGGTACACACTATGATAAAGATGTTATTGCAATTTTTATGAGCTACACCATTGTGCACTTAATCACAGTGACACTGAGGCCTCTCTATTAAATTATGCAACTGCAAATTCTGTTTTAATATGCTCTCAAAATTGAAGACTCCAATATATAATGAGTGTAGGTTACAATCAATGCATGGCTCTATATATAGAAACCTAAGTCCACCCTCCCCAAATTTAATGTGCTGTAAATGATGCACTTAACCGAAAGTAACTATCTTTTTGTATATCTTTGAGAAGGTGTTGTTGCTGCATTAATTTTATTCATTCTAActcaaacatttaaaagaacatgTTCTTACATTTCTTTCTCAGTCACAAGTTGATGCCATGGAAATGCCCTTCATTTTAGAGTTAAAGTTCCGCAAATTCATTATAAACTCTTGACATGATCCAGTCAAGCtctcaatgcaaaaagaaaaagaagaaaaagaaacacaaatattTATATCTCTCCCTGAAAACCAGTGGGACTCAAAAGTCTGTAAGTTTgaccctgttccccccccccattcagcctGTAAAATAACCTCCAAACCTGAATTGTTCTGAATTATATTTGGCTTGCTACTTCCCTTTAATATCCAGGAATAAAAGAGTAACATAACTCTTTGCTTCCTCCATATAAGAACTGCAACATTATATGAATGCCTCATTCCCTCCAGAACTTTAATGGCTTTTGACACAATCATCAGAGAGCACAGAACACATCTGAATTCATCTCATCTAAAACTTTTATCCTCAATAATGATGGGACTCACAGGTACAAAATACTtaattcttatatatatatttgctatgTGTAAAAGGAATGTTTATATGAATCGATACTTTATTATCACTTTGGAACTCTTAGTTGCAGTAATGTTGATGTAGTTAAGagactagtacagtggtaccttggttctcaaacttaatccgttatGTAAgtctattccaaaaccaaagcattccaaaaccatggCACATTTTCCCAtagaaacagcaatttaacatgaattttaatctctaatgagaccattgatccataaaatgaaaacaataaacaatgtactgcagtcacacaatcaatcaatcaatcaatcagtagctgaactgggttccacatagtcacaaaaacaaaacaaaaaagccacaaaaacacaaaataaataacaaaaacagacagacctcagcgtagcaCCCAAAACGGAAGTCTGGCaatcaaatcagaagcgtaacactcaaaacggagcatgtttggcttctgaaaaacattagcaaactggaacacttacttttgggtttgcagtgtttgggatccaagttgtttgagtaccaaggcgtttgagaaacaaggtaccactgtacatggtttcCTAGCACcctttaacattttattttttaaaaaaatatcctgaACCTGTGTACTGGGAAAACATCTCCTACAATGAGGCCTAGACCCTAGAATCCTAATGTGAATGCTCTTGTGCCTTCAGCTAGATTTTGGAATCTTAAAAAAGATTTTCTGCCACCACAGCAGCGAGCAAtcagtgctgttgcactcagagtCACCCTCAGCACTTGAAATGCCATAGCAAGTTACACACAAACATTGACAAGAGCAGGCAGATCACTGAACTAGCAATACCCCTAGAACATGATCTGTCCAAGAGTTGTTGGGCTTTGTTTTTGTACATTCCCAAATTAATTCATTGACACAGCTATGTGCATTTGATCCTAAGAGTTTAACAAtgaaatcctgtgcatgtctacctAGATGTAAGCCCGgctgaatgggacttactctcaggttagTGCCTGCAATTCTGCAACCTAAGCAAGTTTTTAGTGGCAGGTCGGCTGAACAACTTGGTCTCCCCTACAAAAGCATGGATGACTTGCTTTAGCTACTGAGGATTAAGCCATaattcagtacagtcgtacctcggaagtcgaaaagaatctgttctggaaatccgttcgacttcccaaAGGTTCCCAaaagtggcttctgattggctgcaggaagctcctgcagccaatcgaaagcagCGGAAActctgtcggacgttcggcttccaaggaacgttcacaaaccggaacactcacttccaggtttgcggcgttcaggagccaaaacgttcaactcacaaggcgttcaggatccaaggtacgactgtataaactAATAAGCACAGTAGTCAGCCGAAACATTTCACCTCAATAAAATATAACTTTCCTTTGCACTAAGCATTTTGAATGTAAATGCTTTTGGCTGGTCTGTGTTCTAAACATTCTTACAGTAAGCAAGtgctcatctcccccccccccatgttgaaaTCAATTGGTCTTAACAGTGCTTTGACTTAGCCTGATTGTGGCCTGGTTACCATTGTTTGGATTAATAGTTGGACCAAGGTTGCAAAGAACAGATAACAGTGGAATCACTGTTTcgatttaatatattttattattattaaagattgcAACTGTAATGGCTTGGATGTAAAGGTGCCCTATTGTAGAAGTGGACTGTATGTCCATTAGCAAAAAGGGGAGTGTGGGTGTCTGATCACTCCCCATTCTGGGCCAGGTGAAAAAGTAGACAGGGCTGCTGTACCTTGAATAGTTGTGCAAAAaagagaatttcagcaggtgtcagTTGCATGAAAGGGAGAAGTGCAAAAGTCCATATGCTCACACAAGTTAGAACTCAAGCTAATGAAATGACCAAACTTTTGCTTTCCAAAAGCAGACCAATGCTATCCTTCTTCAACTGATTTTCAAGTTAAACCTTTGGGCTGTATCAGCCTTAATGGTGGCAAAATTGTGTAAAACCAATTCCTATGATGCTCTGTATAATGCATCAAAAATTGCAAGCACGTTTCTAAACAAAAGCCTTACTGCAGGAACACTTCACTGATTGATCAATCACCTTTGCCTCATAACCTTCATACTTAAAGTAAGTATTATTGACTCTGAAACCATTTTTAAACATCAGATTATTTTCCCCAATAACAGCCATTCAATCGAATATAAACAAGGGGCAGTGATAGAGAGTGTGTGAGTGTGAATGCTAATATTTTGTTTCTGGGAAGTTTTCAATCTTTTCAAAGAATTCTTCAAGTGTTTCAGCACCTGACCCAATAACCTCTGCAAAAAATCCTACTGCTGTCAACAGAATTATTGTTTCACAGAAGGAAAACATGAGCAAGAAACTGAATATGACTTAGCATATGACCTATCATTAACAAATAACATTTGATCCATatttggtgggtggggtggcTTGGGGGAGAAAATAGATGCTGAGAAAAGTGTTCCTGCCACATTTCCTCTTGATGGAAATATTGTTAACCTGCAGTTGCTACTttgggagggacgcgggtggcgctgtggtctaaaccactgaacctcttgggcttgccgatcagaaggtcagtggttcgaatccccacaatggggtgagatcccattgctctgtcccagctcctgccaacctagcagtttgaaagcatgccaatgcaaacagataaataggtaccgctgcagcaggaaagtaaagtgtttccatgcactctggcttccatcacagtgtccggttgcgccagaagcggtttggttacactggccacatgacctggaaagctgtctatggacaaaagccggctccctcggcctgaaaagtgagaaaaGTGCCGCAAACCctaagtcgcctttgactgggcttaaccgtccaggggtcctttacctttgttgcTACTTTGGGGCACTTTGAAGTGATCATGAAGAACATTTGGGTTGTAAAATAACAGCCTACATTTTCTTGGGGCAAAAAGGACATACAGTATAATAttccagaacattttttttttgcttccactACAAATTCCCTATTGATCTAAGATCTCTGCTGTTTCAGATCATAGAAAATGCATTTCGAAAGAATCACATACAGGTGGTGAGCATTTTAGGCATGCCCAATTGAAGTGCGACCGCCGATGCATGGGTCTTTGGGACTCTGAAGAGGAAGAATGggggcaaaatgggggggggtgtaacgGGGCAGAGCGGGCTTTCTGCCAACACGTTCAGTGGTCAGGAACAGAACCCTCATGCAAAATGGTCAACATCTGTACTATAAAACCTACCTGGCAGTGCAAATTATTGTATTTTCCAAACCACACCTGACTTCACTATTACCGGTAATTGCTGCTGCACATCTATGGTTTCCCAAATGAACATTTAATTGCCTCTTTAGGCCACACCTAAAGctgctcctaataataataataataataataataataataataataataataataataccgtgaTTACCTACACAatgataaattataattttcaaCCATGAAACGTGTTTGTGGATCGGACATTGGTTTTCTCTGTACTCACCATGTGATTTTTATGCCACTTCATCGAAGAAAGGGTGTAATATATTTGGGCTTTTTATTGCTTGAGTAGAAAGTGCTCATTACCTTTTTCATGTTTTATAcataaggaaaaaaataagagagTTTTCCAAGTGGGATACATCACACTGTTGTAGTGGTCGATTTCCTCAAGATGGTCTTCTGGGGTTTTGGTGCAGTTTGTGGAGGCACAGTTGCAGGTCTGAGAGGAGGAAAGCTACTACTGGGGCTTATTCCCACCCCTCCATTTTCTAACGGAAAAGGAGGAAGcgggggaggtggtggtggcaagGGAGGGCATTGGTGAGGAAGCTTCCCCAGCGTGTGGGCAGGTTCGCTGTGCAAGTGAACCTCCCTGTTTTTGATATTATACCGAACGTCACAGTCTGCGCAATAGCCATGGTACTGGACTTTTTCATTAAATCGTACCCGTTCCCGCGTTCCAGGCTGCGGACACCTGTCTTTCTCAGACCTGTGCATCAGAGGCTGCACCGAGACTTTGTCCAAGTTACTATTCGGTATACAACATATATCCCCATTGGGAATTTTATTTGGTCCACCCGGTAAGCCTCCGTTTCGTAGTAGAGTCCCATTAGTCTTTACAGGGTTGGCAGGGGTAACTGGCCTATGAGGGTCTTCGCACCTGACAGGAGTCAGCCGCGGAGGAGGGGGTGGTGGGTTGGGCTTCCGCAGCACGGTGAGAATGGCAGAAGGGTGGGCCGGGGGCTTGATGAGCGGCGCGTTGGCTCGGACTTTGACTTTCTCCAAACTGGATGCTGTTGTGCTACTTGAGCTGCTGTTCAACGTGTCCGTTTTTGAGCTGTCTGTCATCTCATCCTCCAGCTGCAAGTCAGAAGTCAGGGTGTCAATCTGGTCAACCACCTGCACAGAAACCAAACACAAATTGTAAtaaaaactggggagggggtggtggtaaaGGAAAGGCAAACCCGCTCGCCATCATCTTTGCCTTCGCTCAAATGTTCAAGGAAGGCTTccacagcctggtgccctccagatgttgttggactacatatTCCACCGGCTcggccagcatgcccaatggtcagtgatgatgggagctggagtccaagaaagtttggagggcatcaggttgggggggTAGCTGGTAAAAGGCATAAAAACTGAACATGCAGTTTCATAGAATAGTGGTTCTTTGTATTCTAAATTCTGTTTAATGTAAAAATAATATTATGTGTACTTATTAAAATTCCTCAGAAACCAGGAGCACGCCCAAAATGCAAACTTGTGTCTTCAGGGAGAGTGCTACTCCATTCAGCACAGGCTAAATCCCTATTCCCTGTTCTGCTTCCAATTGACCAAGAAGAACATCTCTGTCTCGTCTGGATTAAGTTTCAATTTGTTCACCCTGGTTCAGTCCATTACTGATGACAgactgtctctccctccctccctcaaacacTCACCTCTGTTGCTTCCACCAAAATATGCTAAGCATATTGTATCTTTTATACATTCCTACTTTAGGCATCATTTTGaggcttttccttctttttctatgCTTCCATTATCCCAAGTGATCCTTTCAAACCACCTAGCCCAGTACTGTGTCATCTGAAGGGCAGAATCTGTCCCTGATTTTAGGCAGAGCAATTGCACATTCCCTGctgctaaaaacaaaaataaaataaaataggttgGAGATAGCAGGAGCTGAGACTGGGATACTGTGCATTCAGAGCACATACTCCTGCATGACTCCCCTCCAAGAAGCATTTCAGAAGGTGAAGCATCCCAGGTGATTGTGGCCAAATTCTTTTGCTAAGCTGACTGAAAAATAGGCAacatggggaaagggggagggatgcTCAGGAAAACCCCGCCAGAGAAAGTAAAAATGTATGTGCAAATAATTTCAAGCAATTATCCTTTTGCTGTTTTCCATCTCTGCAGAGAATGTTAaccaagtctttttttaaaaaagaaaatagaaaaatattaaaagatTAAAGATTGGTTTACAGCTATTAGAGTACAAAGAAAGGGGAATgtttaaagtcccccccccctcatttctcAGCTCTTTCATATTCTCTCAGAGCATAGAAAAAGGATTACATTTCAAGTTCTCAGGGTCACTGTAGTTTCTTACACAATTGCAGAAAAATATGGCTGTACATATATTCCACAATTTTTTCTTCTAAACGGACCACTTCCTAGATGCATTCCCCAAATCAAAAGATG
This region of Zootoca vivipara chromosome 11, rZooViv1.1, whole genome shotgun sequence genomic DNA includes:
- the PRR16 gene encoding protein Largen — its product is MSAKSKGTTSSSATSSSVSSPAEGLPAASKAKVKEQIKIIVDDLELVLGDLKDVAKELKEVVDQIDTLTSDLQLEDEMTDSSKTDTLNSSSSSTTASSLEKVKVRANAPLIKPPAHPSAILTVLRKPNPPPPPPRLTPVRCEDPHRPVTPANPVKTNGTLLRNGGLPGGPNKIPNGDICCIPNSNLDKVSVQPLMHRSEKDRCPQPGTRERVRFNEKVQYHGYCADCDVRYNIKNREVHLHSEPAHTLGKLPHQCPPLPPPPPPLPPFPLENGGVGISPSSSFPPLRPATVPPQTAPKPQKTILRKSTTTTV